DNA from Nitrospina gracilis Nb-211:
TCCACTTGCCCAAAGCGTCGCACTGTCCCGGCTCGTAGCGCGTTTCCAGTTCGCGCAGGGTTTTGCTGAACGCCTGCGGGTCTTTCTCCACCGCATGCCAGGCGTCGCCGTGTTCGACCTGCAACAACGTTTCCACTTCTTCGCAAAATGCGACGGCGTCGCCGAACAGATGTTTCAACGCTCCGGGCTGCGACGCCGATTGCAACTCAAGGCAACGCGTCACAAGAAACCCGGTGAGCGCGGTGCCGACGATCTCCCAGGGATGAATACTGAACAGCCGCGCGAGCTCCACGCATTGGGTGCGGAAGGTTACGGAATTGCGTTTCATGTATGCGGCGATGGGTAGGGCAACGGAGAACGTCGCACCGAAGGCGTACGGTTCATTCGACTTCGCCATGTCCATGCGGTTGAGAAACGATTCGACGGTTTTATAGAAACAACCTTCCGGCCGGCGGAACACACCGAAATACCCTTCGGGTCCGTTCGCGCCCATGCGCATCAGCACATCGGCAATCGCTTCCGGCGCGGGCTTTTTGGTTGCGAGCAACACCTCGCTCACCGCCAGGGCCGCCTGCGTCTGCACGCCGTACAATCCCTTCATGCGGTACCGCTTGACGCCCTTGCCGATGTGAGGCTTGACGTCGTGGTAGGCATCGACGGTTTTGAAATACTGTTTGACGGTTTCGGGTTTGAGGCCTTTTACCGATTGGCCGAGCGCGTCGCCGACGGCCATGCCGTACCAACTGCCGAGGGCTTTGTCGTCGGAGGTGCTCATGCGGGAGGGGTTACCGGATGGCGAACAAGGGGGTGGGGCGGTCCTGCCGGGCCACCTCCACCGGCACCGGTGAAGCGGCGAGCGCGCGGTGGGCGTGGTTCAGTGCCAGCTCCGGCCGGTTGTTCTTTTCGCTCAGGTGCATCAGCACGACCTTTTGCAACTTATCGTGATTGAGAACACTCAACATCTCGCCACAGGTCTGGTTGGAAAGGTGACCCGTTTCGCTGGCCACGCGTTTTTTGAGCGACCACGGGTAGGAACCGTTGATCAGCATGTCAGGATCGTGATTGGCCTCGATCAGCAATACATCCATTCCCTTTAGCCGTGCCTCGACCGTCGGCGTGGACGACCCCAGGTCGGTGGCGTGCCCCAGCTTCAGCGATCCGCACCGCACGACATAAGCCACAGACTCCGCCGCGTCGTGCGGCGTGGGGAACGATTCGATGCGCAGGTCGCCGACCGCCACCTCGTCCTCGCGGGCGATGCACTGCGCCTTTTCGAACGGATCGTGGTGCCGCCGCGCGCCATCGAACGTGCCCTTCGTGGCGTACACCGGAATGCCATGCTTGTTGAGCAGTAACTTCATGCCGCGGATGTGGTCCGAGTGTTCGTGCGTGAGGAAGACCGCGTCGAGGTCGGTGACGTTGCGCTCCACCGCCGCCATGCGCATTTTGAGTTCGCGCAGGGACAGGCCGTTGTCGATGAGGATGCACGCGCGGTCGCTTTCGACAAACAGCGCGTTGCCTTTACTGCCGCTGGATAAAACGGAAAATCTAAGAATGGTCCTCCCCTTTCCCGGACTGCGCCCGGAGCAGGCACGTGGTTTCGTCACCCACTTTAAAACATTGTTTAAAGGAATTCCCCTCTGAATTCCTTTTTTACCGGCTCCTTTTCAAGGAGAGCGTGAAGGGGAGGTAATTAAGCCTGCCTCTTACCCCACCCAACCCTCCCCTTGTAAAGGGGAGGGACTATTAAAACAGGTAAACGTTTCCCGCGCAAACGCGTTTGCCTTTTTCCTCGGACACAGTCCGCGCCCACCGACCATCACAAGGACCAACGAGCCGGTACCCATTTGCTGCGGGCCACGCCCGCTAGTCGTGGTCGATCTGGGCTTTCTGCAGTTTGCCGCTGTAATCGACGAACACCGACTTCCATTCCGAGAAGGTTTCG
Protein-coding regions in this window:
- a CDS encoding ADP-ribosylglycohydrolase family protein; this encodes MSTSDDKALGSWYGMAVGDALGQSVKGLKPETVKQYFKTVDAYHDVKPHIGKGVKRYRMKGLYGVQTQAALAVSEVLLATKKPAPEAIADVLMRMGANGPEGYFGVFRRPEGCFYKTVESFLNRMDMAKSNEPYAFGATFSVALPIAAYMKRNSVTFRTQCVELARLFSIHPWEIVGTALTGFLVTRCLELQSASQPGALKHLFGDAVAFCEEVETLLQVEHGDAWHAVEKDPQAFSKTLRELETRYEPGQCDALGKWIAENASRFTGVDIVHPTQGHALTLLPFALLMLVDVPGGFGAVLTATLNYGREADKLGALAGAWAGALYGFDAIPDAWRSGLVNAKEIKARGEALARRKSWKGDKDLVAMELGLTNKEAEERRKFLPKETKKTAKKPAPLDDLWLGEEPRESISQLKEDPYKWRQFERDKAKKKRDRRRNPGFPE
- a CDS encoding MBL fold metallo-hydrolase encodes the protein MTKPRACSGRSPGKGRTILRFSVLSSGSKGNALFVESDRACILIDNGLSLRELKMRMAAVERNVTDLDAVFLTHEHSDHIRGMKLLLNKHGIPVYATKGTFDGARRHHDPFEKAQCIAREDEVAVGDLRIESFPTPHDAAESVAYVVRCGSLKLGHATDLGSSTPTVEARLKGMDVLLIEANHDPDMLINGSYPWSLKKRVASETGHLSNQTCGEMLSVLNHDKLQKVVLMHLSEKNNRPELALNHAHRALAASPVPVEVARQDRPTPLFAIR